The DNA sequence GCCGCCTACGTGGTGCACTTCCGGTGTCGGGTTGTGTTCGTACGCGAGATCATCGATCTCGTCGATCCCTGGCCGCCGAAGCTGGCCCTTCAGGTGCTCGCCGATGCGCCAATCGGTGGGATCCGGCCGGTGTACCGCCGCTCGCCCGGCCAGCGGCAGTCCCGATTCGCGGATCTCCATTCGCCGCCATGGGGCAAGATCGTCGGTCCGCGCTGGCGGAGGGCAGAGGCGCCCACCCTCCAGCCCGTCCGGGCGCCAGATGACCCGAACCCGGCCGCGGGTGAGATCGTCGTAGTCGGCGCCATACACGTCGTCACCGCCGATGAAGAACTGCAGCAGCCCCGCCTCCGGAAAGTCGGGCAGCGGCGGCAGCTCCGCGAAATCCATCTGCGCCACGAATTCCAGCGGAGCGCCGCTTTCATCCGTCGGCCACGCCTCGTCGTCCTTCAGCCAGACGGGCCCGCCGAGGCGCGTGCCCCCCGCCTTCACCGGCCGCTCCGATGCAGGCAGCAGCTCCACGGCCGGCAGAGCGAGCGAGGCGAACCAAACCTTGAATTCCTCGATTTCCTCGGGCCTCACCGGTGACTGGTCGGGGTTCTCCGCCTCGTGTTTGGCGTGGTGCCGGGCTCTCTGCGCGTCTACCCTGGACTGGGCGCGGCGCTCGCGAATCCACCCGGCGATCCGAACAGCGACCGCGATGCCCGCGACCAGCATCAGAACGAAGATGTAGAGATTCACGTCGGGGGTGTGGCGAGAGTCTGCAGGCCAGGATGGGGGGCGGTCCGGCACGTTAGGATGGCGCGCCAGCCGGTGTCAATCAATCCCCGCATCGGTGGCGTCCGCGCGCCTGGACGGTAACCACTGGCACCCATGGGCCTGCCCGCTTCATATTGCGAGCGATCCCATCCGGACCAGGGACCGTCACCCCGGAGAATCGCATCATGAAGTTGCGCAACGCACTCGTGCTCGGCCTGCTGCTTCCCGCCGCCCCGCTTGTGGCCCAGCAGCCCGAAGACCCGTTCCAGTGGCTGGAAGACGTGGAGGGCGCACGCTCGATGGAGTGGGTGCAGGCCCACAACCGCGCCACGACCGACGAGCTGGAGGCGCACCCCGCCTACCGCCCCATCTACGACCGCACGCTGCAGATCCTGAACTCGCGCGAGCGCATCGCCTTTCCCGACGTGCGCGGCGAGTGGATCTACAACTTTTGGCAGGACCAGGAGAAGCCGCGCGGCGTGTGGCGCCGAACCCGCTGGGACAGCTACCTGAGCGCCACGCCGCAGTGGGAAACGGTGCTGGACGTGGACTCGCTCTCCCGTGCCGAGTCGGTGGCCTGGTCATGGGCCGGCGCCAGCTGCCTGGAGCCGCAGGAGCGCCTGTGCCTGGTGCGCCTGTCGCGCGGCGGTGCCGACGCCGTGCAGGTGCGCGAGTTCGACACGCAGGCCAGGCGCTTCGTGGAGGGCGGCTTCTTCCTTCCCGAGGCCAAGCAGAGCATCGCCTGGCGCGGCGCCGACGCGCTGATCGTGGGGCGCGACTTCGGCGAGGGAACCATGACCACCTCCGGCTATCCGCGCAGCGTACGCCTGTGGCGCCGCGGCACGCCGCTGCAGTCCGCCACCACGCTGATGGAGGTGCCGGCCACGGACATGGGCGTGTGGGCCACGTCCATCCGCACCGCCGACCGCACCTGGTACGCGGTTTCGCACCGGCCCAGCTTCTTCGAGGGAACCATGCACCTGCTGCAGGGCGACCGGCTGGTGAAGCTGGACCTGCCGCTGGACGCCGACGTGTCGCTGGTGCGCGACCAGATGGCCGTGTACCTGCGCTCGCCCTGGCAGGCGGGGGGCACCACCCACCCCGCCGGGTCGCTCATCGCCATGCCCATCGACCGATTCCTCGCCGGGCAGCGCAACTTCCAGGTGGTGGTGCAGCCCGGTGAGCGCTCCACCATCCAGGACGTTTCTGCCACGCGCGACTTCCTGCTGGTGAGCATGCTGAACAACGTGCGCGGCGAGCTGCGCAAGTTCTCGCTCCGCGACGGCCGCTGGACGGGCGAAACGGTGCCCGCGTCGGGGGTGGGAAGCGTGGGCGTGGCGTCGACGTCGCCCGACCACAACCGCTTCTTCTTTTCCTTCACCGGCTTTACCCAGCCCACCACGCTCTTCCTTTCCGACGAGCGCGGCGTGCGCGAGGTGCGGCGCCTGCCGGCCATGTTCAACGCCGCCGGCCTGGTGACCGAGCAGTTTGAGGCCACCTCCAAGGACGGCACCCGCGTTCCGTACTTCGTGGTCCGGAAGGAAGGCGTGGCGCTGGACGGCACCAATCCCACGCTGCTGTACGCGTACGGCGGCTTCGAGGCGGCGCAGACGCCGAGCTACAACGCCACGGTGGGCGCGGCCTGGCTGGAGCGCGGGGGCGTGTACGTGCTGGCCAACATCCGCGGCGGCGGCGAGTTCGGGCCGGCGTGGCACCGCGCCGGGCTGAAGGAGAACCGCCAGCGCGTGTACGACGACTTCATCGCC is a window from the Longimicrobium sp. genome containing:
- a CDS encoding YwqG family protein, producing MNLYIFVLMLVAGIAVAVRIAGWIRERRAQSRVDAQRARHHAKHEAENPDQSPVRPEEIEEFKVWFASLALPAVELLPASERPVKAGGTRLGGPVWLKDDEAWPTDESGAPLEFVAQMDFAELPPLPDFPEAGLLQFFIGGDDVYGADYDDLTRGRVRVIWRPDGLEGGRLCPPPARTDDLAPWRRMEIRESGLPLAGRAAVHRPDPTDWRIGEHLKGQLRRPGIDEIDDLAYEHNPTPEVHHVGGHPVYTQYDFRGPGRFDDFDRTLLRLTSDPNLMWGDLGEAVFMIRRRDLLMRDFSNVIFHWDCT
- a CDS encoding prolyl oligopeptidase family serine peptidase; its protein translation is MKLRNALVLGLLLPAAPLVAQQPEDPFQWLEDVEGARSMEWVQAHNRATTDELEAHPAYRPIYDRTLQILNSRERIAFPDVRGEWIYNFWQDQEKPRGVWRRTRWDSYLSATPQWETVLDVDSLSRAESVAWSWAGASCLEPQERLCLVRLSRGGADAVQVREFDTQARRFVEGGFFLPEAKQSIAWRGADALIVGRDFGEGTMTTSGYPRSVRLWRRGTPLQSATTLMEVPATDMGVWATSIRTADRTWYAVSHRPSFFEGTMHLLQGDRLVKLDLPLDADVSLVRDQMAVYLRSPWQAGGTTHPAGSLIAMPIDRFLAGQRNFQVVVQPGERSTIQDVSATRDFLLVSMLNNVRGELRKFSLRDGRWTGETVPASGVGSVGVASTSPDHNRFFFSFTGFTQPTTLFLSDERGVREVRRLPAMFNAAGLVTEQFEATSKDGTRVPYFVVRKEGVALDGTNPTLLYAYGGFEAAQTPSYNATVGAAWLERGGVYVLANIRGGGEFGPAWHRAGLKENRQRVYDDFIAVAEDLVTRRITTPRRLGIMGGSNGGLLVGVALTQRPELFNAVVVQVPLLDMRRYNKLLAGASWMAEYGNPDVPEEWAYISRYSPYQNVRAGQRYPRVLFTTTTRDDRVHPGHARKMAALMESMGYPVYYFENTEGGHGSGVTSEQRARTLAITYTYLLKRLAD